Proteins from a single region of Pseudomonas ekonensis:
- a CDS encoding phospholipase D-like domain-containing protein, producing the protein MRVLVANPQDDFRVKAYAGTNGVLLAMDVAEPRRKGLLGFAIEKQQGDKPWLFLFNSLTFPGKAHTRPEFHATPSDLAPLQKFRWADYAVNPGMTIHYRVHLAYGTPDAPKLGESLELTIRSDDGHPANQSVIFNRAVAASQAFQRKFPDLDAQISANRNLPIEAWPDAARQWLENGLLGRLQGFIQRATDGQWALDIAIYEYQLQAIIDTVNAAFDRGVQVRVLYHARPDDEDTTINEASLAHLPQASKRGRVTHNIFHDKFIVLSRLDAGGARQPQAVLCGSTNFTANGVYRQANVVHVLDDPAIAASYLRTFEEVWTTPADVGATRDWITDVNPMDPARPLFAGFSPRTGGADLREFVDIINAAKRDVLFVTAFDLPDAILNALLGQPHDDILRYGLQNTASRITGFHADRTAEFAATALLNTGLEGWLRENMKGQKGNLLVHTKAVVTDFTTDAPTIISGSHNLSTSASNGNDENFLIIRGDTDLADRYGLELLRFYEHYRFRYFAKKLDLKQVQPLAADDSWTNDYYVDGDLRQLSRLRFSGR; encoded by the coding sequence CCCCAGGACGATTTCCGCGTCAAGGCCTACGCCGGCACCAACGGCGTGCTGCTCGCCATGGACGTCGCCGAGCCCCGGCGCAAGGGCCTGCTCGGCTTCGCCATCGAGAAGCAGCAGGGCGACAAGCCGTGGCTGTTCCTGTTCAACAGCCTGACCTTTCCCGGCAAGGCGCACACCCGGCCGGAGTTCCACGCCACCCCCAGCGACCTGGCGCCTTTGCAGAAATTTCGCTGGGCCGACTACGCCGTGAACCCCGGCATGACGATCCATTACCGCGTGCACCTGGCCTACGGCACGCCGGACGCCCCGAAGCTTGGGGAATCGCTGGAGCTGACCATCCGCTCCGACGACGGTCACCCGGCCAACCAGAGCGTGATCTTCAACCGCGCCGTCGCGGCCAGCCAGGCCTTCCAGCGCAAATTCCCCGACCTCGATGCGCAGATCAGCGCCAACCGCAACCTGCCCATCGAGGCCTGGCCCGACGCGGCGCGCCAATGGCTGGAGAACGGCCTGCTCGGGCGCCTGCAAGGCTTCATCCAGCGCGCCACCGACGGCCAGTGGGCGCTGGACATCGCGATCTACGAGTACCAACTGCAAGCCATCATCGACACGGTGAACGCCGCGTTCGACCGCGGGGTGCAGGTGCGGGTGCTGTACCACGCCCGGCCCGACGACGAAGACACCACGATCAACGAAGCGAGCCTGGCGCACCTGCCGCAGGCCAGCAAGCGCGGGCGGGTCACCCACAACATCTTCCACGACAAGTTCATCGTCTTGAGCCGCCTCGATGCCGGCGGCGCGCGCCAGCCGCAGGCGGTGCTGTGCGGCAGCACCAACTTCACCGCCAACGGCGTCTACCGCCAGGCCAACGTGGTGCATGTGCTGGACGATCCGGCCATCGCCGCCAGCTACCTGCGCACCTTCGAAGAGGTCTGGACGACGCCCGCCGATGTCGGCGCCACCCGCGACTGGATCACCGACGTCAATCCGATGGATCCGGCCCGGCCGCTGTTCGCCGGGTTTTCGCCGCGCACCGGCGGCGCCGACCTGCGCGAGTTCGTCGACATCATCAATGCGGCGAAAAGGGACGTGCTGTTCGTCACCGCGTTCGATTTGCCCGACGCCATCCTCAACGCCTTGCTCGGCCAGCCCCACGACGACATCCTGCGCTACGGCCTGCAGAACACCGCGAGCCGGATCACCGGCTTCCATGCCGACCGCACCGCCGAGTTCGCCGCCACCGCGCTGCTCAACACGGGCCTTGAAGGCTGGCTGCGGGAAAACATGAAAGGCCAGAAGGGCAACCTGCTGGTGCACACCAAAGCGGTGGTCACCGACTTCACCACGGACGCCCCGACCATCATCAGCGGCAGCCACAACCTCAGTACCTCGGCCAGCAACGGCAACGACGAAAACTTCCTGATCATCCGCGGCGACACTGACCTGGCGGATCGCTACGGCCTGGAACTGCTGCGCTTCTACGAGCATTACCGCTTCCGCTATTTCGCCAAGAAACTGGACCTCAAGCAGGTGCAGCCGCTGGCGGCGGACGACAGCTGGACGAATGACTATTACGTCGACGGGGATTTGCGGCAGTTGTCGCGGTTGCGGTTTTCCGGGCGGTAG
- a CDS encoding P-loop NTPase fold protein translates to MDRESDEPVNRDDESRSSESSRNRKAKFYTTPLSTSDLRNDQQRLQDPDQEASAPPENYPNGAPPSDFKETPGDTGNTLTRKGKPRVIRPGTTSIAITQNDDPWASDLDDRLGANDEAKAFARLAVAKDVMPPLAIGLFGNWGSGKSFFMRLIHQHIERLSQGKASAQAPEAGSKEFHTDVVQIRFNAWHYAETNLWASLVSHIFVELDRWYTKHNPEVRDPLLEHLSTSRMLTLDAAKELVRRRRDQRAAAEQLLKARQALEEVQAKTATSPSVYLAALSEVFNGENAGQEIKNAKDEFAKAAKVLGIDALTERAEAFQSVSTALHEEAGKAKLLARGYKSQLLSWWNVGAFVVLVLAMPWMATEGVAILKARLPFLQDLQEGLVLASVAVAAVTARLRWVWGKARGALKQLEAGKRALDKAIDSRLAEQKKALEQAVQRQAKANAGVDEAKALVQVTSEQLALATHDFSQGTGAGRLKKFVRARATDGDYAQHLGLIATVRKDFEELAFNVTEAGSLRDSVEAERAAFLVKMDAFLEANKTFLDDGDIQKLRAAATHSPDEVRSFKRIALYIDDLDRCPPDKVVEVLQAVHLLLTFPLFVVMVAVDVRWVRQALLDHYPNLMALNGQQQQTASVSDYLEKIFQIPYWMRPMDSVASEQFLQAQLKRVRGADQTDGDKLPTGQNDTDEAVGIQAVQAEMLKISSGETEALQLLARYMGSSPRRALRFLNVYRLIKVSLKPDDLWALEGGEYKALLTLLAIALGTPLCFSSLLQSLRSKSDTFEMSELKGLVSLDPSAENLAEFERFREIMAIYADLIAKQKKPPRHRVKKYTAIIQRYSFDG, encoded by the coding sequence GTGGACAGAGAAAGTGATGAACCCGTAAACCGTGACGATGAGTCCAGGTCATCGGAATCTTCAAGGAATCGAAAAGCAAAGTTCTACACGACTCCGCTATCGACTTCCGATCTGAGAAATGATCAGCAGCGATTGCAGGATCCAGACCAGGAGGCTTCTGCGCCACCGGAAAACTATCCGAACGGGGCGCCACCGTCAGACTTCAAAGAAACGCCGGGCGATACGGGGAACACCCTGACTCGGAAGGGGAAACCACGGGTTATCCGGCCGGGCACCACCTCTATCGCCATCACCCAAAACGACGACCCATGGGCGTCTGACCTGGATGACCGTCTGGGTGCCAACGATGAGGCGAAAGCGTTTGCGCGCCTGGCCGTAGCGAAAGATGTCATGCCGCCTCTTGCCATTGGGCTGTTCGGCAACTGGGGCAGCGGCAAGTCCTTTTTCATGCGCCTGATCCATCAGCATATCGAACGCCTCAGCCAGGGAAAGGCCAGTGCCCAGGCCCCGGAAGCAGGCTCGAAGGAATTCCATACGGATGTCGTGCAGATTCGGTTCAATGCCTGGCATTACGCGGAGACGAACCTGTGGGCCAGTCTGGTCAGCCATATATTCGTCGAACTGGATCGTTGGTACACGAAGCACAATCCCGAGGTTCGCGACCCGTTGCTCGAACACCTGTCCACTTCGCGAATGCTGACGCTGGATGCCGCCAAGGAGTTGGTTCGTCGCCGTCGAGACCAGCGTGCGGCCGCAGAGCAGCTGCTCAAGGCCCGCCAGGCGCTCGAAGAGGTTCAAGCCAAGACCGCGACTTCGCCGTCTGTCTATCTTGCGGCGTTGAGTGAGGTGTTCAATGGCGAGAATGCCGGCCAAGAGATCAAAAACGCAAAAGACGAGTTCGCGAAGGCTGCCAAGGTCCTTGGAATCGATGCCCTGACCGAGCGTGCCGAGGCATTTCAGAGCGTATCCACTGCCCTGCATGAAGAAGCGGGAAAGGCTAAGTTGCTTGCCAGAGGCTACAAGTCCCAACTGCTGAGCTGGTGGAACGTCGGCGCCTTTGTCGTGTTGGTCTTGGCGATGCCTTGGATGGCGACAGAGGGTGTGGCAATCCTCAAGGCACGACTCCCTTTCCTGCAAGATCTGCAGGAAGGCTTGGTGTTGGCGAGTGTAGCGGTGGCTGCGGTGACTGCCCGCCTGCGCTGGGTGTGGGGCAAGGCCCGCGGGGCATTGAAGCAATTGGAGGCGGGCAAGAGGGCGCTGGACAAAGCCATCGATAGCCGACTGGCCGAGCAGAAGAAAGCGTTAGAGCAAGCCGTTCAGAGGCAGGCCAAGGCGAATGCCGGCGTCGACGAGGCAAAGGCCTTGGTGCAAGTCACCAGCGAACAATTGGCGCTTGCCACTCACGATTTCTCTCAAGGCACCGGTGCCGGGCGCCTGAAGAAGTTCGTTCGGGCCCGCGCGACGGACGGCGACTATGCGCAACATCTTGGATTGATCGCCACGGTACGCAAGGACTTCGAAGAGTTGGCGTTCAACGTGACGGAAGCGGGCAGCCTCCGGGATTCGGTCGAGGCCGAGCGCGCTGCATTTCTGGTGAAAATGGACGCATTCCTGGAGGCCAACAAAACCTTCCTGGACGACGGAGACATCCAGAAGCTGCGGGCGGCGGCCACGCATTCCCCTGATGAAGTGCGATCCTTCAAACGGATCGCGCTGTACATCGACGACCTGGATCGCTGCCCGCCGGACAAAGTCGTCGAGGTGCTGCAAGCGGTGCATCTGCTGCTGACCTTTCCCTTGTTCGTGGTGATGGTCGCGGTGGATGTGCGTTGGGTGCGTCAGGCCTTGCTCGATCACTACCCCAACTTGATGGCTCTGAACGGCCAGCAGCAACAGACGGCCTCCGTGTCTGACTACCTGGAAAAGATCTTTCAGATCCCTTACTGGATGCGCCCGATGGACAGCGTAGCCAGTGAGCAGTTTCTGCAAGCACAGTTGAAGAGGGTAAGGGGCGCTGATCAGACTGACGGCGACAAATTGCCAACGGGTCAAAACGACACGGACGAAGCCGTCGGCATTCAAGCTGTCCAGGCCGAAATGTTGAAGATCTCCTCCGGTGAGACTGAAGCGCTGCAACTGCTGGCAAGGTACATGGGATCCTCCCCTCGACGCGCGTTGCGGTTTCTCAATGTCTATCGCCTTATCAAGGTCAGCCTCAAGCCCGATGACCTCTGGGCACTCGAGGGGGGTGAATACAAAGCGCTGCTGACCTTGTTGGCGATAGCGCTGGGCACCCCGTTGTGTTTTTCGAGTTTGCTTCAGTCTCTCAGATCGAAGAGTGACACCTTTGAAATGAGCGAGCTGAAAGGACTGGTCAGCCTCGACCCATCCGCTGAGAATCTCGCCGAATTTGAGCGGTTCAGGGAAATAATGGCGATATACGCGGACTTGATCGCCAAGCAGAAGAAACCGCCTCGCCATCGAGTGAAGAAGTACACCGCCATCATCCAGCGCTACTCGTTTGACGGCTGA
- a CDS encoding NADH:flavin oxidoreductase/NADH oxidase family protein, protein MSPFKTLNLPNGQTIGNRVAKASMEENLADADQAPSAALYRLYQAWADGGAGLLLTGNVMIDRRAMTGPGGVVLEDERHLAQFRRWAEIGRSGGAQLWMQLNHPGRQTFANMGQPALAPSAVALEMGAFSKLFAEPRPMSESDIEEVIQRFATSAALAEKAGFTGVEIHAAHGYLLSQFLSPLANRRTDRWGGSLENRARLLLSVIEAVRQAVSPQFCVAVKLNSADFQRGGFDTHDARQVIEWLNELPVDLLELSGGSYEAPAMQGEARDGRTLAREAFFLEMASELASVARMPVMVTGGIRRLPIVEQVLESGIDMAGIATALAIEPDLVNHWRAGRQSEPQLPPIRWKRKPLASLANMAVVRFQMARLSRGRKPRPEVSALWALILDRLYLGRRTRQYRQAMSD, encoded by the coding sequence ATGTCGCCCTTCAAAACCCTGAATCTGCCCAACGGCCAGACCATCGGCAACCGTGTCGCCAAGGCGTCCATGGAAGAAAACCTCGCCGATGCCGATCAGGCCCCTTCCGCCGCCCTGTACCGCCTGTACCAGGCCTGGGCCGACGGCGGCGCCGGCCTGCTGCTGACCGGCAACGTCATGATCGACCGCCGCGCCATGACCGGCCCCGGCGGCGTGGTGCTGGAAGATGAGCGTCATTTGGCGCAGTTCCGCCGCTGGGCCGAAATCGGCCGCTCCGGCGGCGCGCAGCTGTGGATGCAACTCAACCACCCCGGCCGCCAGACCTTCGCCAACATGGGCCAGCCGGCCCTGGCGCCGTCGGCGGTGGCGCTGGAGATGGGCGCGTTCTCCAAGCTGTTCGCCGAACCCCGGCCGATGAGCGAAAGCGACATCGAAGAGGTCATCCAGCGCTTCGCCACCAGTGCCGCCCTGGCGGAAAAGGCCGGTTTCACCGGGGTCGAGATCCACGCGGCCCACGGCTACCTGCTCAGCCAGTTCCTGTCGCCGCTGGCCAACCGCCGCACCGACCGCTGGGGCGGCTCGCTGGAAAACCGCGCGCGCCTGTTGCTGTCAGTGATCGAGGCGGTGCGTCAGGCGGTGTCGCCGCAGTTCTGCGTGGCGGTGAAGCTCAATTCGGCGGACTTCCAGCGCGGCGGCTTCGACACCCACGATGCGCGCCAGGTGATCGAGTGGCTCAACGAGCTGCCCGTCGATCTGCTGGAGCTGTCCGGCGGCAGCTACGAAGCCCCGGCCATGCAGGGCGAGGCGCGGGACGGCCGCACCCTGGCCCGTGAGGCGTTTTTCCTGGAAATGGCCAGCGAACTGGCCAGCGTGGCGCGGATGCCGGTGATGGTCACCGGCGGCATCCGCCGTCTGCCGATCGTCGAACAGGTGCTCGAAAGCGGCATCGACATGGCGGGCATCGCCACGGCGCTGGCCATCGAGCCGGACCTGGTCAACCACTGGCGCGCCGGCCGCCAAAGCGAACCGCAGCTGCCGCCGATCCGCTGGAAGCGCAAACCGCTGGCGTCGCTGGCCAACATGGCCGTGGTGCGCTTCCAGATGGCGCGCCTGAGCCGCGGCCGCAAGCCCAGGCCCGAGGTGTCGGCGCTGTGGGCGCTGATCCTCGATCGGTTGTACCTGGGGCGGCGTACGCGGCAGTACCGGCAGGCGATGTCTGACTGA
- a CDS encoding MerR family transcriptional regulator: MKIGELAQQSGLSASRIRFYEAQGLIPKVERLGNGYRRYSPQVLQTLHIIQSAQRAGFSLDELKLLLPDADTGEYDQDELVTGLRGKVQEIEAMQRHLAESRARLLEVIDGILSRPEGMSCKANAERLLSSVKP, from the coding sequence ATGAAAATCGGTGAACTGGCGCAACAGAGCGGGCTGAGCGCCTCGCGGATCCGCTTCTACGAAGCCCAGGGCCTGATCCCCAAGGTCGAACGGCTGGGCAACGGCTACCGGCGCTACTCACCGCAGGTGCTGCAGACCCTGCACATCATCCAGAGCGCCCAGCGCGCGGGGTTTTCCCTGGATGAACTCAAACTGCTGCTGCCGGACGCGGACACCGGCGAGTACGACCAGGACGAACTGGTGACCGGCCTGCGGGGCAAGGTCCAGGAGATCGAAGCCATGCAGCGGCACCTGGCGGAAAGCCGGGCGCGCTTGCTGGAGGTGATCGACGGCATCCTGTCGCGGCCCGAAGGCATGAGCTGCAAGGCGAATGCCGAGCGGTTGCTGTCGTCGGTCAAGCCTTAG
- a CDS encoding TerC family protein — MEWLADPTAWLGLLTLIVLELVLGIDNLVFIAILADKLPPHQRDRARIIGLSLALIMRLGLLASISWLVTLTQPLFEVFGKSFSGRDLIMLFGGVFLLFKATMELHERLEGHVGQRSANTAYALFWPIVAQIVVLDAVFSLDAVITAVGMVDELAVMMIAVIVSIGLMIVASKPLTRFVNAHPTVIMLCLGFLMMIGFALTAEGLGFHIPKGYLYAAIGFSILIEVFNQIARARRKRSMQGLRPMRERTAHAVMRLLGGRKLAVEEVGEEISDLLDDGDAPSAELFDRRERVMISGVLQLAERPIRALMTVRADVDHIDLADDAETIRTRLMHSSYSRLPLVRNGAVDEPLGFVHKKELLKEYLAGHEPNLEHLARQTINLLDSYSILNALEQMRAASTHIAFVVNEFGDFVGVLTMTDILESIAGELPDASEIEGPDVVEEQGGFLVSGALNLARIRERTGFGAPATEDYQTLAGLVMSLLDRLPMIGDRLEHEGWRMTVMAVEERRVTRVLLVREAA; from the coding sequence ATGGAATGGTTAGCGGATCCCACGGCCTGGCTGGGCCTTTTGACATTGATCGTGCTGGAGCTGGTGCTCGGCATCGACAACCTGGTGTTCATCGCGATCCTGGCGGACAAGCTGCCGCCGCATCAGCGTGACCGCGCACGGATCATCGGCCTGTCCCTGGCCTTGATCATGCGCCTGGGCCTGCTGGCGAGCATCTCCTGGCTGGTCACCCTGACGCAGCCGCTGTTCGAGGTGTTCGGCAAGAGCTTCTCCGGCCGTGACCTGATCATGCTGTTCGGCGGTGTGTTCCTGCTGTTCAAGGCCACCATGGAGCTGCACGAGCGGCTGGAGGGCCACGTCGGCCAGCGCTCGGCCAACACCGCTTACGCGCTGTTCTGGCCGATCGTGGCGCAGATCGTGGTGCTCGACGCGGTGTTCTCGCTGGATGCGGTGATCACGGCCGTGGGCATGGTCGATGAGCTGGCGGTGATGATGATCGCGGTGATCGTTTCCATCGGCCTGATGATCGTGGCCAGCAAGCCGCTGACCCGGTTCGTCAACGCGCACCCGACGGTGATCATGCTGTGCCTGGGCTTTTTGATGATGATCGGTTTTGCCCTGACCGCCGAAGGCCTGGGCTTCCACATCCCTAAAGGCTACCTGTACGCCGCCATCGGTTTCTCGATCCTGATCGAGGTGTTCAACCAGATCGCCCGGGCCCGGCGCAAGCGTTCGATGCAGGGCCTGCGGCCGATGCGCGAGCGCACGGCCCATGCGGTGATGCGCCTGCTGGGCGGGCGCAAACTGGCGGTGGAGGAGGTGGGCGAGGAAATCTCCGACCTGCTGGATGACGGCGACGCGCCGAGCGCCGAGCTGTTCGACCGCCGCGAGCGGGTGATGATCAGCGGCGTGCTGCAACTGGCCGAGCGCCCGATCCGCGCCTTGATGACCGTGCGTGCCGATGTCGACCACATTGACCTGGCCGACGACGCCGAGACGATCCGCACGCGGTTGATGCATTCGTCCTACTCGCGTTTGCCGCTGGTCCGCAACGGCGCGGTGGACGAGCCGCTGGGCTTCGTGCACAAGAAGGAGCTGCTCAAGGAGTACCTGGCCGGTCACGAACCGAACCTCGAACACCTGGCGCGCCAGACGATCAACTTGCTCGACAGCTACTCGATCCTCAACGCGCTGGAGCAGATGCGCGCCGCCTCGACCCACATCGCGTTCGTGGTCAACGAGTTCGGTGATTTCGTCGGCGTGCTGACCATGACCGACATCCTCGAATCGATCGCCGGCGAGTTGCCGGACGCCAGCGAAATCGAGGGTCCCGACGTGGTCGAGGAGCAGGGCGGTTTCCTGGTCAGCGGCGCGCTGAACCTGGCGCGGATCCGTGAGCGCACCGGTTTCGGCGCGCCAGCCACCGAGGACTACCAGACCCTGGCCGGCCTGGTGATGAGCCTGCTGGACCGGTTGCCGATGATCGGCGACCGGCTGGAGCACGAGGGCTGGCGGATGACCGTGATGGCGGTCGAGGAGCGGCGGGTGACGCGGGTGTTGCTGGTGCGCGAGGCCGCGTAG
- the mapR gene encoding GntR family transcriptional regulator MpaR (MapR regulates genes involved in Pseudomonas quinolone signal (PQS) production and anthranilate metabolism) gives MKRYEKFADDIAELIRSGVLGPGQRVPSVRYASQTYGVSPSTVFQAYYLLERRGLIRARPRSGYFVNTHAPSPFSEPVISSQVNESTEVDVSELVFSVLESIKDPGTVPFGSAFPSPTLFPLQRLSRSLAHAAREMDPRMVVTDMSPGNPQLRRQIALRYMVGGLMLPMEELLITNGALEALNLCLQAVTEPGDLVAIEAPAFYASLQVLERLKLKAVEIPVHPRDGIDLGVLAQTLERHPIKACWCMTSFQNPMGATMPEAKKQELVELLRRHQVPLIEDDVYAELYYGQQAPKPAKAFDTEGLVMHCGSFAKSLAPGYRIGWVAAGRYAQKIERLKLMTSLCASMPAQAAIADYLQHGGYDRHLRKLRYALEEQQSAMLAAIARYFPAQTRVSQPAGGYFLWLELPPQMDSLKLFQMALAQGISIAPGPIFSPAQRFRNCIRLNYGSPWTEASEKAMETLGRIVRSF, from the coding sequence ATGAAACGCTACGAAAAATTCGCCGACGACATCGCTGAACTGATCCGCTCCGGCGTCCTCGGCCCCGGCCAGCGGGTGCCGTCGGTGCGCTATGCCAGCCAGACCTACGGCGTCAGCCCGTCCACGGTGTTCCAGGCCTATTACCTGCTGGAGCGCCGCGGGCTGATCCGCGCCCGGCCGCGCTCGGGCTACTTCGTCAACACCCATGCCCCGAGCCCGTTCTCGGAGCCGGTGATCAGCAGCCAGGTCAACGAGTCCACCGAGGTCGACGTCAGCGAACTGGTGTTCTCGGTGCTGGAATCGATCAAGGATCCGGGCACCGTGCCGTTCGGCTCGGCCTTCCCCAGCCCGACCCTGTTTCCCCTGCAACGCCTGTCGCGTTCGCTGGCCCACGCGGCGCGGGAGATGGATCCGCGCATGGTGGTCACCGACATGTCGCCGGGCAACCCGCAGCTGCGCCGGCAGATCGCCCTGCGCTACATGGTCGGCGGGCTGATGTTGCCGATGGAAGAACTGCTGATCACCAACGGCGCCCTCGAAGCCCTGAACCTGTGCCTGCAAGCGGTGACCGAGCCCGGCGACCTGGTGGCCATCGAAGCTCCGGCGTTCTACGCCAGCCTGCAAGTGCTGGAGCGCCTGAAGCTCAAGGCCGTGGAGATCCCCGTGCACCCGCGCGACGGCATCGACCTGGGCGTGCTCGCCCAGACCCTGGAGCGCCACCCGATCAAGGCCTGCTGGTGCATGACCAGCTTCCAGAACCCCATGGGCGCGACCATGCCCGAGGCCAAGAAACAGGAACTGGTGGAGCTGCTGCGCCGGCATCAGGTGCCGCTGATCGAGGACGACGTCTACGCCGAGCTCTACTACGGCCAGCAGGCGCCGAAACCGGCCAAGGCGTTCGACACCGAAGGCCTGGTGATGCACTGCGGCTCGTTCGCCAAGAGCCTGGCCCCCGGCTACCGCATCGGCTGGGTCGCCGCCGGGCGCTACGCGCAGAAGATCGAACGGCTGAAACTGATGACCTCGCTGTGCGCCTCGATGCCGGCCCAGGCGGCCATCGCCGACTACCTGCAGCACGGCGGCTACGACCGTCACCTGCGCAAGTTGCGCTATGCCCTGGAGGAACAGCAAAGCGCGATGCTGGCCGCCATCGCCCGGTACTTCCCGGCGCAGACGCGAGTCAGCCAGCCCGCCGGCGGCTACTTCCTGTGGCTGGAACTGCCGCCGCAGATGGACTCGCTGAAGCTGTTCCAGATGGCCCTGGCCCAAGGCATCAGCATCGCCCCCGGGCCGATCTTTTCGCCGGCCCAGCGCTTTCGCAACTGCATCCGGCTGAACTACGGCAGCCCGTGGACCGAGGCATCGGAAAAGGCCATGGAGACGCTGGGACGGATCGTGCGGTCGTTCTGA
- the ccoG gene encoding cytochrome c oxidase accessory protein CcoG, which yields MSEHIPVRTLDPAATPNIKSVPARPMKATAKSSDNQIFTRSFTGLFRTLRMSGAGFLFLLFFGTVWLNWGGRQAVLWDLSESKFHIFGATFWPQDFILLSALLIIAAFGLFAITVFAGRVWCGYTCPQSSWTWIFMWCEKVTEGERNQRIKLQAAPWGVNKLARRAAKHTLWLGISLLTGLTFVGYFTPIRPLAQELFTLQIGGVSLFWVLFFTAATYINAGWLREAVCMHMCPYARFQSVMFDKDTLAISYDVARGENRGPRKRDIKPAEAGLGDCIDCQMCVQVCPTGIDIRDGLQMECIGCAACIDACDSIMDKMSYPRGLIRYTSERELQGGKTHLLRPRLIGYTAVLVVMIGALALALAERPMVSLDVTKDRGLFRENGQGQIENIYTLKVINKTQQRQDYTLSLVDGDGFQLQGRTELSLAAGEIVDVPVSVAMTTERAASSSQTLSFRIADSDDPQVYSVAKSRFVAPMNR from the coding sequence ATGAGCGAACACATTCCCGTCCGAACCCTTGATCCAGCCGCGACACCGAACATAAAAAGTGTGCCCGCACGCCCAATGAAGGCGACGGCCAAGTCCAGCGACAACCAAATCTTCACCCGCAGCTTCACCGGCCTGTTCCGCACCTTGCGCATGAGCGGCGCCGGTTTCCTGTTCCTGCTGTTCTTCGGCACCGTGTGGCTGAATTGGGGCGGCCGCCAGGCCGTGCTGTGGGACTTGTCGGAAAGCAAGTTCCACATCTTCGGCGCCACCTTCTGGCCGCAGGACTTCATCCTGCTGTCGGCGCTGCTGATCATCGCCGCCTTCGGCCTGTTCGCCATCACCGTGTTCGCCGGCCGGGTCTGGTGCGGCTACACCTGCCCGCAGAGCTCGTGGACGTGGATCTTCATGTGGTGCGAAAAGGTCACCGAAGGCGAGCGCAACCAGCGGATCAAGCTGCAGGCGGCGCCCTGGGGCGTGAACAAACTGGCGCGGCGTGCGGCCAAGCACACGCTGTGGCTGGGCATCAGCCTGCTGACCGGCCTGACCTTCGTCGGCTACTTCACCCCGATCCGGCCGCTGGCCCAAGAGCTGTTCACCTTGCAGATCGGCGGGGTCAGCCTGTTCTGGGTGCTGTTCTTCACCGCCGCCACCTACATCAACGCCGGTTGGCTGCGTGAAGCGGTGTGCATGCACATGTGCCCGTACGCTCGGTTCCAGAGCGTGATGTTCGACAAGGACACCCTGGCCATTTCCTACGACGTGGCCCGTGGTGAAAACCGTGGCCCGCGCAAGCGCGACATCAAGCCCGCCGAGGCTGGCCTGGGCGACTGCATCGACTGCCAGATGTGCGTGCAGGTGTGCCCGACCGGCATCGACATCCGCGACGGCCTGCAAATGGAATGCATCGGCTGCGCGGCGTGCATCGACGCCTGCGACTCGATCATGGACAAGATGAGCTACCCCCGCGGCCTGATCCGCTACACCTCCGAGCGCGAACTGCAAGGCGGCAAGACCCACCTGCTGCGCCCGCGCCTGATCGGCTACACCGCCGTGCTGGTGGTGATGATCGGCGCCCTCGCCCTGGCGCTGGCCGAGCGGCCGATGGTGTCGCTGGACGTGACCAAGGACCGCGGCCTGTTCCGCGAGAACGGCCAGGGCCAGATCGAGAACATCTACACCCTCAAGGTCATCAACAAGACCCAGCAGCGCCAGGACTACACATTGAGCCTGGTGGACGGCGACGGCTTCCAGTTGCAGGGCCGCACCGAGCTGAGCCTGGCCGCGGGCGAGATCGTCGATGTGCCGGTGTCGGTGGCCATGACCACCGAACGCGCCGCCAGCAGTTCGCAGACCTTGAGCTTCAGGATCGCCGACAGCGACGACCCGCAGGTCTACAGCGTGGCCAAGAGCCGGTTTGTCGCGCCAATGAACCGCTGA
- a CDS encoding DUF3203 family protein translates to MPVRIENQTCFFSTENGEQIRLCGDLTVITDSEKAMSAVEIEGRRIYVTEAEADALTVAGATDGRKHLKASDSDSVI, encoded by the coding sequence ATGCCCGTTCGCATCGAAAACCAGACCTGTTTTTTCTCCACCGAAAACGGTGAGCAGATCCGTCTGTGCGGCGACCTCACCGTCATCACCGACAGTGAAAAGGCGATGTCCGCCGTCGAGATCGAGGGCCGGCGCATCTACGTCACCGAAGCGGAAGCCGACGCCTTGACCGTTGCCGGCGCCACGGACGGACGCAAACACCTGAAAGCCAGCGACAGTGATTCGGTGATTTGA